In Limibacter armeniacum, a single window of DNA contains:
- a CDS encoding efflux RND transporter periplasmic adaptor subunit, whose translation MQLRLHNALLLLLSTLCLCACGGKQPPQQQEAGTFPVITLKQYDAPVYYDFVGDIQGVQNVEIRARVQGYLQKIYVDEGDLVKKGQPLFKIEDQQYQASVAQANAAYSSAVANAKSAQVEVDRLKPLVEKNVVSSTELDAAQAKFSAANAQIKEAEAQLNNAKINLSYTYIKSPVNGILSLIPYKVGSLISANTLLTTVSNVSQIYAYFNVSEAQFLDYTRSLKGENDRGFERRPEVELILADGSTYPYRGKVETIEGQFDKETGSVSVRCLFPNPDTLLRTNTTGKIRITQMRKDVILVPQKSTYELQDKIYVYVLGDSNKVQSRNFIPQSRSSLFYIVNDGVKPGEKVVYEGTQRLQEGMTISPNMMSMDSIVTAAYK comes from the coding sequence ATGCAACTACGACTACACAACGCTTTGTTGTTGCTACTCTCTACACTTTGTCTCTGCGCCTGCGGAGGAAAGCAGCCTCCACAACAGCAAGAAGCGGGGACGTTTCCTGTAATTACGCTAAAACAATATGACGCACCTGTTTACTACGATTTCGTAGGAGACATTCAAGGCGTACAGAATGTTGAAATCAGAGCCAGAGTACAAGGGTATTTACAAAAGATATATGTAGATGAGGGGGACCTTGTTAAAAAAGGGCAACCTCTTTTCAAAATTGAAGATCAGCAATACCAAGCTAGTGTCGCCCAAGCCAATGCCGCATACAGTTCTGCTGTAGCGAATGCTAAAAGTGCTCAGGTTGAAGTTGACAGACTCAAACCATTGGTAGAAAAAAATGTGGTTTCCTCTACTGAACTAGATGCGGCACAAGCCAAGTTCAGTGCTGCCAATGCCCAGATCAAAGAAGCTGAAGCCCAACTCAACAATGCTAAAATAAACCTATCCTATACTTATATCAAATCCCCTGTGAATGGCATCCTTTCCCTTATCCCTTACAAAGTAGGAAGCCTGATCAGTGCCAACACACTCCTGACCACAGTCTCCAATGTCTCTCAGATATACGCTTATTTCAATGTATCGGAAGCACAGTTTCTGGATTATACAAGGTCACTCAAAGGGGAAAATGACAGAGGGTTTGAAAGGCGTCCGGAAGTTGAATTGATATTGGCCGATGGCTCCACTTATCCATACAGAGGAAAGGTAGAAACTATTGAAGGACAGTTTGACAAAGAAACAGGCTCTGTCTCGGTTCGCTGTCTGTTTCCGAACCCTGACACCTTACTCCGAACCAATACAACGGGTAAAATTCGCATAACACAAATGCGCAAAGATGTCATCCTTGTACCACAAAAGTCTACCTATGAGCTGCAAGACAAAATCTATGTGTATGTGTTGGGAGACAGTAACAAGGTCCAAAGCCGCAACTTTATTCCACAAAGCAGGTCTTCCCTTTTCTACATCGTCAATGATGGGGTAAAACCCGGTGAGAAAGTGGTCTATGAGGGCACTCAAAGACTACAAGAAGGTATGACAATTTCCCCCAATATGATGTCCATGGACAGTATTGTCACGGCAGCTTACAAATAA
- a CDS encoding Crp/Fnr family transcriptional regulator, whose amino-acid sequence MKKGSASGFDRLMTFAKRLVSISEEEMNYASSLLKPVKITKNSHLIQEGQVCQHIAFINAGYLRIYYHDKQGEVTRDLNLPGTFITALTSFITQQPTKENIQAISDCELLMIHRDDVMTLYERYPKWERFGRLIIEQMYIEIQERLYAFISESAEERYRKLLENQPEILEHIPLRYVASYLGVTQPSLSRLRRQVIG is encoded by the coding sequence ATGAAAAAGGGTAGTGCTTCTGGTTTTGATCGTCTGATGACGTTTGCTAAACGTTTGGTTTCTATTTCAGAAGAGGAAATGAACTATGCTTCCAGCTTGTTGAAGCCTGTGAAAATTACAAAAAACAGTCACCTGATACAGGAGGGGCAAGTGTGCCAGCATATTGCTTTTATTAATGCTGGATATCTGCGCATATATTATCATGACAAGCAAGGGGAAGTGACCAGGGACCTGAATCTACCGGGTACTTTTATTACAGCTCTTACCAGTTTTATCACCCAACAGCCTACAAAAGAAAATATTCAAGCCATTTCTGATTGTGAGTTATTGATGATCCATCGGGATGATGTAATGACCTTATATGAACGCTATCCAAAATGGGAGCGATTTGGTAGGTTGATTATTGAACAGATGTATATTGAAATACAGGAACGCCTTTATGCATTTATCAGTGAGTCTGCTGAAGAACGTTACCGAAAGCTGTTGGAAAATCAACCTGAAATACTTGAACATATACCTCTTAGGTATGTGGCGTCTTATTTGGGGGTCACTCAGCCGTCCTTAAGCCGTCTCAGAAGGCAGGTGATTGGATAA
- a CDS encoding patatin-like phospholipase family protein, translated as MFNQFTTGLALSGGGARGLAHIGVLQALEDYGIKVDMVSGTSMGAIVGSLYCAGYSPIEILNIAQEKRFVGFFNLKIGKFGLLKTDMLFRILSELIPADSFESLKIPMNVCVTNLNTGEYEIKSEGNLIPYIVASSSIPIVFRPQVIGDTTYIDGGLANNLPVEPLFTFCDKVIGVHVNHKRFIEKVGGIRSVAERSYQLAIWQTVKDRLAACDLVIEPKKARDFGTFEFSKAKELFEIGYMEAEDVIYRMTKGLNLGKVDDLIRRKSLISEGEENKL; from the coding sequence ATGTTTAATCAGTTTACAACAGGTCTGGCGCTAAGTGGAGGAGGGGCAAGAGGACTGGCACATATTGGTGTATTGCAGGCGCTAGAAGACTATGGTATCAAAGTCGATATGGTTTCAGGAACTAGTATGGGGGCTATTGTTGGTAGTTTGTACTGTGCGGGTTACTCTCCGATTGAAATCTTGAATATTGCACAGGAAAAACGCTTTGTCGGATTTTTTAACCTCAAGATAGGCAAGTTTGGCTTACTTAAGACCGATATGTTGTTTAGGATTCTGTCTGAACTGATTCCTGCAGACAGTTTTGAGTCCTTAAAGATCCCTATGAATGTTTGTGTGACGAACCTGAATACTGGTGAGTATGAAATTAAAAGTGAGGGAAATCTGATTCCATATATTGTTGCCTCTTCATCTATTCCAATTGTTTTCAGACCTCAGGTGATAGGGGATACAACATATATTGATGGTGGACTGGCTAACAACTTGCCTGTAGAGCCGCTCTTTACTTTTTGCGATAAGGTGATCGGGGTTCATGTTAACCATAAGCGATTCATAGAAAAGGTAGGAGGTATCAGGTCAGTGGCTGAAAGAAGCTACCAGTTGGCAATATGGCAGACGGTAAAGGACAGGCTAGCTGCTTGTGATCTCGTTATAGAACCTAAAAAGGCTCGTGACTTTGGAACATTTGAGTTCAGTAAAGCAAAAGAGCTTTTTGAAATAGGTTACATGGAAGCCGAAGATGTGATCTATAGGATGACGAAGGGTTTGAATTTGGGTAAAGTGGATGATTTGATTAGAAGGAAATCCCTGATAAGTGAGGGAGAAGAAAATAAACTGTAA
- a CDS encoding alpha-glucosidase, with protein MKKTISIFLCLITVVLIVTAGYIFFPKSIPDPVEGSLTISKDITKVKYAIGKFYILLKDDQLIISHQDNPGRIIWQSVAGHSFVQAATGKAEFKQVVGRFAVEEEKECIWNDQSIEKIEMMPDESLMMQGTLSNAQGLETGYTLVFSESNENNKRLSFHLTTDYLKANRLYLTYESSQDEHFFGFGEQYSYFDLKGKRLPVLVSEQGSGRGLQPLTFLADLFSDAGGEWHTTYAGVPHYITSKMHSLFLENTEYTIFDMRPDDFIQIESYTGIMNGQILSASTPAKLIELYTDYTGRMPILPHWTQEGAIIGLKGGTEKVKEIYRKLGQYNVPIAGFWLQDWAGQRPSSNGPDLWWNWELDHDHYTDWEALKNSFEKKDIRFLGYVNPFLIDVDKKDNARRNLYAEAKEKGYLVTDDALKPYHSEVGSSSFASLIDLTNDDARQWLKDVIKTELIDKGFSGWMADFGEALPYDALLWDGTPANNFHNRYPEEWAEVNREVIKENNLEGEAVFFTRAGFTRSPGETTLMYTGDQLVSWDEHDGIKSAVTAMLSSGISGFSLNHSDIGGYTTIPHWPFDYSRNEELLMRWVELSAFTPFFRTHEGNKPEENVQVYSNKKTIAHFANFARLYASLAPYREKLMQEAANKGLPVVRHPFIHYPNDENVYSITNEQFMLGDEIMVAPVLNEADSTVNIYLPKGDWVHLWSSKDYEIKKGTRITVDAPIGKPGVFIKSGSPVLYMLQQFAE; from the coding sequence ATGAAAAAAACCATCAGTATTTTTCTTTGCCTAATTACTGTCGTACTAATTGTGACGGCGGGATATATATTTTTTCCTAAATCAATACCAGACCCGGTAGAGGGTAGCTTAACCATCAGTAAAGATATTACGAAGGTTAAGTATGCTATTGGTAAATTCTACATTCTACTTAAAGATGATCAGCTAATTATCTCGCATCAGGATAATCCTGGCAGAATTATCTGGCAGTCTGTTGCTGGACATTCATTTGTACAAGCTGCAACCGGAAAAGCTGAGTTCAAGCAAGTTGTCGGGCGCTTTGCCGTGGAAGAAGAAAAAGAGTGTATCTGGAATGACCAGAGCATTGAGAAAATCGAAATGATGCCTGACGAAAGTCTGATGATGCAAGGTACCTTAAGCAATGCTCAAGGGCTTGAGACTGGCTATACACTAGTATTTTCTGAGTCAAACGAAAACAACAAGCGCCTGAGCTTTCACCTGACTACAGATTATCTTAAAGCCAACAGGCTGTACCTGACTTATGAATCATCACAGGATGAGCACTTTTTCGGTTTTGGTGAGCAGTACAGCTACTTTGACCTTAAAGGCAAAAGACTGCCTGTGCTGGTAAGTGAACAAGGTTCTGGCAGAGGATTACAACCCCTGACATTTCTTGCAGACCTGTTTTCTGATGCTGGAGGTGAATGGCACACGACTTATGCGGGTGTTCCTCACTACATCACCAGTAAGATGCATTCGCTGTTTTTGGAGAATACGGAATACACGATTTTCGACATGAGACCTGATGACTTTATTCAGATAGAGTCTTACACAGGTATCATGAACGGACAGATCCTCAGTGCTTCTACTCCTGCTAAACTGATCGAATTGTACACTGACTATACAGGTAGAATGCCTATTCTTCCTCATTGGACACAGGAAGGTGCGATCATTGGATTGAAAGGTGGAACTGAAAAAGTAAAAGAGATATATCGTAAACTCGGACAATACAACGTTCCAATTGCTGGATTCTGGCTTCAGGATTGGGCAGGACAGCGCCCTTCCAGCAATGGTCCTGACCTTTGGTGGAACTGGGAACTGGATCATGACCACTATACTGATTGGGAAGCGCTGAAAAATTCTTTTGAAAAGAAAGATATCAGATTTTTGGGATACGTAAACCCATTCCTGATTGATGTTGACAAAAAAGATAATGCTCGCAGGAACCTATATGCTGAGGCTAAGGAAAAAGGCTATCTCGTTACTGATGATGCCCTAAAGCCTTACCATTCAGAAGTAGGTAGCAGTAGCTTTGCCTCATTGATTGACCTGACCAATGATGATGCTCGTCAGTGGCTTAAAGATGTAATTAAAACAGAACTTATTGATAAGGGATTTTCTGGCTGGATGGCTGACTTTGGTGAAGCGTTACCATATGATGCCTTGCTTTGGGATGGAACGCCTGCCAATAACTTCCACAACCGATACCCAGAAGAATGGGCAGAAGTAAACAGGGAAGTTATCAAAGAAAATAACCTAGAAGGTGAAGCCGTATTCTTTACCCGAGCGGGCTTTACAAGAAGCCCTGGAGAAACTACCCTCATGTACACAGGTGACCAGTTGGTAAGCTGGGATGAGCACGACGGTATCAAGAGTGCTGTAACGGCCATGCTGAGTAGTGGTATATCGGGCTTTAGCCTCAATCATAGCGATATAGGAGGTTACACAACCATTCCTCATTGGCCATTTGACTACAGCCGAAATGAAGAGTTACTCATGAGATGGGTAGAGCTGAGTGCCTTTACACCTTTCTTCCGTACACATGAGGGCAATAAACCTGAAGAAAACGTTCAGGTATACAGCAACAAGAAAACCATTGCTCATTTTGCAAACTTTGCCCGCCTGTATGCTTCATTGGCTCCATATAGGGAGAAACTGATGCAGGAAGCTGCCAATAAAGGTTTACCTGTCGTAAGGCATCCATTTATACATTATCCTAATGATGAGAATGTTTACAGCATTACCAATGAGCAGTTTATGCTAGGAGATGAAATCATGGTTGCACCTGTTTTGAACGAGGCAGATTCCACTGTAAACATTTACCTTCCAAAGGGAGATTGGGTACATTTATGGAGTAGCAAGGACTATGAAATTAAAAAAGGAACACGCATTACTGTTGATGCTCCTATTGGAAAACCTGGGGTATTTATCAAATCAGGAAGTCCTGTTCTTTATATGCTGCAACAGTTTGCAGAATAG
- a CDS encoding GNAT family N-acetyltransferase encodes MEVKVVAFDGVAAKQFIGEVAKLRIEVFRAYPYLYDGSVAYEQEYLQTYLDVMDSIVVLAFDGEKVVGASTGIPMKSETENVKGPWEKAGYDVSKIFYFGESVLLPTYRGKGIGVEFFNKREAWAQQIDGIEMTTFCAVVRDENDLRKPEGYISLDAFWQKRGYKKMDKLLCEMSWQEIGEEEESSKKLMFWNKRLEK; translated from the coding sequence ATGGAAGTAAAAGTTGTAGCCTTTGATGGAGTGGCAGCCAAACAATTTATAGGTGAAGTCGCAAAATTACGTATTGAAGTGTTTAGAGCTTACCCTTATCTCTATGATGGGTCTGTAGCTTATGAACAGGAATACCTGCAAACCTATTTGGATGTGATGGACAGTATCGTGGTGCTGGCTTTTGATGGAGAAAAGGTGGTAGGGGCTTCTACAGGAATTCCAATGAAATCAGAAACAGAGAACGTGAAAGGTCCTTGGGAGAAGGCAGGCTATGATGTGAGCAAGATTTTTTATTTCGGGGAGTCTGTATTGCTGCCTACGTATAGAGGGAAAGGTATTGGAGTTGAATTCTTCAATAAAAGAGAAGCGTGGGCTCAGCAAATAGATGGTATAGAGATGACGACTTTCTGTGCAGTAGTCAGAGACGAAAATGACTTGAGAAAACCCGAAGGATATATTTCTTTGGATGCCTTTTGGCAAAAGCGGGGTTATAAAAAAATGGATAAGCTCTTGTGTGAAATGAGTTGGCAGGAAATAGGTGAGGAAGAGGAAAGTTCCAAAAAATTGATGTTTTGGAATAAGCGGTTAGAAAAATAA
- the moeB gene encoding molybdopterin-synthase adenylyltransferase MoeB, producing the protein MLTEEEKRRYDRHLILPEIGMEGQERLKNANVLVVGAGGLGCPVLQYLTAAGVGRIGIADGDQVDFSNLQRQVLFTPADIGHPKAKIAAEKLKAQNPLVEFDQYIFHLTSQNILSVIEEYDLVIDCTDNFPTRYLVNDACVITNKPLVFGAIYKFEGQVSVFNYQGGPTYRCLFPEPPQKGEVPSCSEIGVVGVLPGIIGCLQASEAIKVITGIGEVASGKLIVLDTLTLQWNTFKFKKVEKNTQIKEFSDYEQFCEKPKFKKNHDEITYSELQQWQLSGKDLQLVDVRETYEHQNGNIGGINIPLTLIPLRHNELNTSKPIVLYCQRGGRSMQALKWVKQNMPDAEAYSLVGGYEATLI; encoded by the coding sequence ATGCTAACAGAAGAAGAAAAACGTCGATATGACCGCCATCTGATTTTACCAGAAATTGGAATGGAAGGGCAAGAAAGACTTAAAAATGCTAATGTGTTGGTAGTAGGTGCTGGCGGATTGGGCTGTCCTGTCCTACAGTATTTAACCGCTGCTGGAGTAGGACGCATCGGAATTGCTGATGGAGATCAGGTTGACTTTAGCAACCTTCAGAGACAAGTACTGTTTACCCCTGCTGATATTGGCCATCCTAAGGCAAAGATCGCAGCTGAAAAACTCAAGGCACAGAACCCATTGGTTGAATTTGACCAATACATCTTTCACCTGACTAGTCAGAATATTCTTTCTGTGATCGAAGAGTACGATCTGGTAATTGACTGTACTGATAACTTTCCGACAAGGTATTTGGTAAATGATGCCTGTGTCATTACCAATAAGCCTTTGGTATTTGGTGCCATTTACAAGTTTGAAGGACAGGTAAGTGTCTTTAACTATCAAGGTGGACCTACTTACCGATGTCTATTCCCTGAGCCCCCGCAAAAAGGTGAGGTTCCTTCCTGCTCTGAGATTGGTGTTGTTGGGGTGCTCCCTGGCATTATAGGATGTCTGCAAGCCAGCGAAGCCATTAAGGTGATTACAGGTATTGGAGAGGTCGCTTCCGGCAAATTGATTGTATTGGACACACTTACCTTACAGTGGAATACTTTTAAGTTTAAAAAAGTAGAGAAAAACACCCAAATCAAGGAGTTCTCAGACTATGAGCAATTCTGCGAAAAGCCTAAGTTTAAGAAGAACCATGATGAAATCACTTACAGCGAACTCCAACAATGGCAACTTTCAGGGAAAGACCTGCAACTGGTGGATGTAAGAGAGACATATGAACATCAGAATGGCAATATTGGTGGGATCAATATTCCACTTACGCTAATCCCTTTAAGACATAACGAATTAAACACCTCCAAACCGATTGTGCTTTACTGCCAACGAGGCGGCAGAAGTATGCAAGCGCTCAAATGGGTCAAGCAAAACATGCCTGATGCAGAGGCATACAGTTTGGTTGGTGGATATGAAGCCACATTAATCTAA
- a CDS encoding PhzF family phenazine biosynthesis protein encodes MIRLFQIDAFTDTQFKGNPAAVCPLDNWLDTEVMQQIAAENNLAETAFFVQKGEYFEIRWFTPTVEVDLCGHATLASAYVLFNELGYEADTIRFYSERSGDLGVSRQNDWLTLDFPADVVAQVNITAAFADALGVAPTAIYEGKSDFMIVVESEQDIKNLEPDMSKVAQLGNRGVIVTAKGNEVDFVSRFFAPQSGIDEDPVTGSAHTTLAPYWAGVFGKSELTAKQLSQRGGDLKCQVVQDRVLISGKACKYMEGSISI; translated from the coding sequence ATGATACGACTTTTTCAGATAGATGCCTTTACGGATACTCAATTTAAAGGCAACCCTGCGGCAGTATGTCCCTTGGATAATTGGCTAGATACAGAGGTCATGCAGCAGATTGCAGCAGAGAATAATTTGGCAGAAACAGCCTTTTTCGTTCAGAAAGGGGAATACTTTGAGATTCGTTGGTTTACGCCAACAGTTGAAGTAGACCTTTGTGGACATGCGACTTTGGCGTCTGCTTATGTGCTTTTCAATGAGTTGGGATATGAAGCAGATACAATCCGCTTTTATTCAGAAAGAAGTGGTGATTTGGGAGTAAGCAGGCAGAATGACTGGCTGACATTGGACTTTCCTGCTGATGTTGTTGCTCAGGTAAATATCACGGCAGCATTTGCTGATGCATTGGGAGTAGCGCCAACGGCTATTTACGAGGGCAAGTCTGACTTCATGATCGTAGTCGAGTCAGAGCAAGACATTAAAAATCTAGAGCCAGATATGTCAAAGGTAGCCCAGTTAGGCAATAGGGGTGTTATTGTGACAGCGAAAGGAAATGAAGTAGATTTTGTTTCGAGATTTTTTGCACCACAGTCTGGTATCGATGAAGATCCTGTGACGGGGTCTGCTCATACGACTTTAGCACCCTATTGGGCAGGAGTGTTCGGTAAAAGCGAGCTGACAGCCAAGCAACTTTCTCAACGAGGTGGAGATCTTAAATGTCAAGTTGTACAAGATCGGGTGTTGATCAGTGGAAAGGCGTGTAAGTATATGGAAGGTAGCATCTCCATTTGA
- a CDS encoding response regulator → MLKSNNLSVLIIEHDPVFGSKLNDWVTPSVKDVTLANTAQKGHSFLLSKQPHIIFLDQKLSHYKENNLIAFTKSVFPDAAVICLSNAENVNELAVAKQQGADYLMKRRDLKKPDIDNVLDAAIRSTNKKLPLWHFFKFIKPKHPPVHRKQVAIVEDDELFSFHLTWLLDQSENNPIIDSFSSAQPFYSYCEMTKPDIVFLDYFLPDTNGEEILKFIKDVSPKSIVNVISGQDSTDTAFKLNAMGIENYIVKNPEWKSNFKNLMAKLDL, encoded by the coding sequence ATGCTAAAGTCGAATAACCTATCTGTATTAATTATAGAGCACGACCCTGTTTTTGGCTCAAAGCTCAATGACTGGGTTACGCCATCTGTCAAAGATGTTACACTTGCCAATACCGCTCAAAAAGGTCACTCCTTTCTTTTAAGCAAGCAGCCACATATAATATTTCTTGACCAAAAACTCTCTCATTACAAAGAAAATAACCTGATCGCATTCACTAAATCCGTATTTCCTGATGCAGCTGTTATTTGTCTTTCCAATGCTGAAAATGTCAATGAGCTTGCTGTAGCCAAGCAACAAGGAGCTGATTACCTGATGAAACGTAGAGATTTGAAAAAGCCAGATATTGACAATGTATTGGATGCGGCTATCCGCTCTACAAACAAGAAACTTCCTTTGTGGCATTTCTTTAAGTTTATAAAACCCAAACACCCGCCTGTACACCGCAAGCAGGTTGCCATTGTTGAAGATGACGAACTCTTCTCATTCCACTTAACCTGGTTATTGGATCAATCAGAAAACAATCCCATCATAGATTCCTTTTCCAGTGCACAACCTTTCTATTCTTACTGTGAAATGACCAAACCGGACATTGTGTTTTTGGATTACTTCCTACCAGACACAAATGGTGAAGAAATTCTCAAGTTCATCAAGGATGTTTCCCCTAAATCAATAGTAAATGTTATCAGTGGACAGGACAGTACCGATACAGCCTTCAAGCTAAATGCGATGGGAATAGAAAACTATATAGTCAAAAATCCTGAGTGGAAAAGTAACTTCAAGAACCTGATGGCTAAACTAGATTTATAA